The segment TTTGGGCAAGCAGCTCACTGCTTTTTTCTGAACGGGTGTAAGCCTTCAGCAGCGTCTCCACCGGATAGATGGTTCCGCCCTGGCTGCCATTCGTAACCACCTTCTGCGGATGTGCCACGCGTCCCGCCGCTCCGGTAGCCTCCCACTCCCCCTGAAGATTACGCTGCACCATCACCCGGATATCAAAAGGCCGTCCGCCGTAAGTCAGCAGCCGGATGCCCTTTTGCACCAGATAGGATCGGCCCCGGGTCTCCGCCAGGAGGGCCTGATAGGCCTCGTTATAATTACCGAATGTGCGTATCCTTGTCCCTGCCTGATAGCGGTAGGACCGTCTGGTCCCCGAATCAGTCCCGCTTCCGCCAGCGCCGCTACTGCTCCGCAGCATCCGCTGTTCAACCCTTATGACGCCTTCGCCCAACGAACCGCAGCAGGGCTTAATGTAGACCATCTGATGATTTTGCAGCATGGCCTGGAGTACTCTCCGGCTTAATTGCCGGGTCTCCGGGATATGTCGCTTTAATTCAGACTTCTTCGCCAGTACCGTTGTCTTCGTTAATTTATTGGAGATTCGGCTGATTTGCTCCTTCATGCTACTCCCCCGTTCTATGGACTCTAATAGGCTATAGTACGGTACAGAGCAGGATTTGGCTTGGGCGGATGCCCCGGGGCCGAACACACAGGCCGATGATTACATAGATTATTGAAGGTATTCATCCGGGGCTGCGTTCAGGCAACCGGTGCGGGAGGCGTCGAGAGGAATGGCGGAGCAGTGGCGGGATAAAGTAAACGAAGTAATCAGGTACTTCCCCTGGTACAAGGATCTTATCGGCAATGAGCACGTGAATTACAGTCTGGAGCAGCTTCCCCTTATGACTTCGGATCTGCTGGATATTCATTATTATAACAACGAACCCGATGCTTCCCATGCCGTCTACCGGACCTCGGGCACCAGTACAGGACGGCGTAAGGCAATCGTCTATTCGGAAGAGGATGAACAGCATTATATCGATATCAAAACCAGGCTGTTCGGGGAATTGCTTCAGGGAAGCGGATGTGCCCGGGCGCTGGCGGATATGGGAACCGGACATGCTGCGCATACGGCGCTGGCTATATTTGCACGGCTGGGACTGGTGAACAGCTCCATTCCCTTCGAGTTGCCGGTAGAACAGCATATTGAGCGTATTCAGGCTTTCCAGCCCGACCTGCTGTACACCATGCCCTCGATCTTGGATCATATCGTATATGCTGCGGAGGACCCCCGGGCGTTCGGAATCCGCAAAATCATTCTGGTCGGCGAGATCGCTACCCGCGAGTGGCAGCAGAACATGGCCCGCCTGTTCGGCCTGAAGCCGCAGGATATTACCGATACGTACGGGTCGATTGAAATCGGCACGATTGCTTATTATTCGCATGAGCTGGGCCGGTATCTGCTGGCTGAAGGCATCGTTGCCGAAGCTGTGGGAACGGAGATCGTAGGGGAAGGGCTCGACCCGCTGGGTAACGGCGAAGGCATTCTGGTGTTAACTTCAACCGTGCGTAAGCTGCTGCCAGCCCTCCGGTTTGTCACCTATGATGTGGTGAGGGATTTCAGGACTGTGCAGGTAGACGGGGTGGAGCGGCAGAGCTTCCAGTCCATCGTCAAGCGGGTGGGCCGTGAGCTGAAGCATGGGGAGAAAATCAGCATCTACGATATTGAACAGGTGGTCTACCGTCATCTTCAGCAGGCCAGGGTCCGGGTCGGGGTCAGCCATAATGCATTATCCGTGTACATCCAGAGCAGGTCAGCTGCTCCATCCTGCGTTCCGGTCATCAGGGAAGAGATCAGGGCATGCATCCCGGAGATTGGTCTGATGATCGCAAATCACCTGCTTGACGATATTGAAGTCATTCTGATGGCAGAGGATGGGGAGCTTGCGGGCGGACAGGTGAAGAACAAGAAGCTGTATTATCAGAAGGAGAAGGACCAAATGCAGGGCAGGGCGGAGCCGCAGACAGTGGAGCAGCGGGCAGAGCCTCAGCTTACCAGCGGGATTTTATCGGCTATCGGACATACACCACTCCTGAAGCTGGATAATCTGTTTCCTGCCAGCGGGTTCAGCGTCTACGCCAAGCTGGAGCTGATGAACCCGGGAGGAAGCGCCAAGGACCGCCCGGCCTTGCGGATGATCCGGGAAGCGTGGAAGGACAGTCTTATTGGGCCGGGGACCGTTATTATTGAATCCAGTTCCGGGAATATGGCCATCAGCCTGGCCATGATATGCAAGCAGCTGGGGATGACCTTCATCAGTGTGGTGGATGCCAGAACCACCGGGATGAATCTTCAGCTGCTGAAGGCCCTGGGTGCGGCTATTGATTTCATTGACCGCCCTGATCCCGAAACCGGGGAATTCCTGCCGGCCCGGCTGAAGCGTGTGCAGCAGCTGCTCGCGGAAATACCGGGCAGCTATTGGCCGAATCAGTATGCCAATCCCAATAACTATTTATCCCATTATGATACGACTATGCCGGAGATCGTGAAGGAACTGGTGCAGGTCGATTACCTGTTCTGTAGTGTTAGTACCTGCGGAACGATAAACGGACTGGCAGAATACGTGAAGGACAAGGGACTGCGGACCCGGATTGTGGCGGTGGATGCAGAGGGTAGCGTTATTTTTGGCGGCCATGCGAAGAAGCGGCACTTCCCTGGACTGGGTGCCGGTATTGTGCCCCCGCTGCGCAGACCGGATTTGATCGACCGGATTGTGCATGTTACCGACGCCGATATGGTCAAGGGCTGCCGGGCGCTGGCCCGCAGGGAATCCATTCTGGCCGGAGCCTCCTCCGGGGCCGTGCTTGCCGCTATTCGGCAACTTAAGGAGGAGATCCCTCCCGGCGCAGTCTGCACCGCCATCCTGCATGATAAGGGAGAACGGTACCTCGATACGGTATACTCGGATACCTGGGTTCAGAGCCAATTCGGAGCGGAGCTGCTATCAGCTACGGAAGAGTTCCTAGTGTGATTACAACAGGGAGAACATTTACGTGGACGATCATACCTGACACGAGCTTGGTATTATCGGCTGGAGGCTGATAATGCCAAGCTCATTGTCAGCTGACCCTTAGCGCTCCTTGGCAGCAGGATTGAACGGATTCAGAGATAGTCATCACCTGGGAAGAAGGCCTATGGTATGATGGACGTAATCGTAATAGCAGAACCGCCCGTGATTTTACACCCCATTAACATGCTTCATATGTTCGCGTGATATAACTGAAACAATCGGTTATAAGAGGAGAAGATGAGATGAAGCTAAGCAAAGAGGAGAGATCGTGGATTCTGTACGACTGCGGAAATTCCGCTTATTCGATGGCCGTGACTACGGCGCTGCTGCCGATTATCTTCGGGATGTTCGATAATGTGGGCAGCAGTATGGACCTGGGGTACTTCAACTCCATCGCCAGTATTCTGGTCGCGGTCCTCAGCCCGATTCTGGGCACGATTGCGGATTATAAGGACCGGAAGAAGCGGTTTTTTATTTTTTTCGCTGCGCTTGGTATCCTTGCAACCGCCTCCCTGGCCTTCGTGTCCCCGGACAGCGGTCAATGGCAGCTGCTCATCGCCTTTTACATTCTGTCAGCGGTCGGCTTCGCCGGGTCTAACATCTTCTACGATTCCTTCCTGGTGGATATTACGGAGGACGAACGGATGGACAAGGTGTCTACCCGGGGGTTCGCCTACGGCTACATCTTCAGTTGTATTCCGTTCGGCATCAGCCTGCTGCTGATCTTCCTGCTGGGGATGGACAAGGCCATCGGCTACCAGATCGGGTTCATCATTACGGCGCTCTGGTGGGGGCTGCTTACGGTGCCGATGATCCGCGATGTGAAGCAGAGATATTATATCGAGCCTGAGCCGAAGCCTGTTGCCCGGAGCTTCCAGCGTATCGCTGCCACCTTCAGGAATATCCGCCAGCACCGAATCGTCTTTGTGTTCCTGCTCGCCTACTTCTTCTACATTGACGGAGTAGATACGATTATCAAAATGGTTGTGCCCTACGCCACCTCCGTCCTCGGCACAGATGCCCTGGATACCTTCACGCTGCTGGGAATTCTGCTCATCATCCAGATTATTGCCTTTCCCTGCGCGATTCTCTATGGCAATCTGGCCAAAACCTACTCCGCCCGGAATCTGATTATTGCCGGGATCTTCACCTACGTTATTTCTTGTATCGCAGCGTTCTTCATTAGCTCGGTATGGCATATTTTCCTGCTGGGTGCGCTGATCGGCTCGGCACAGGGCGGCATTCAGGCGCTTAGCCGGTCCTATTTCGCCAAAATCATCCCGAAGGAGAATTCCAACGAATTCTTCGGGTTCTATAATATTTTCGGCAAGTTCGCGGCGATTCTCGGCCCTGCCTTAATGTCTCTGACCACTACCTTGAGCGGGGATGCCCGCTACAGTATTTTATCGATTATTCCGCTCTTTCTGATCGGCTTCTTGATCTTCATCACATTGCCAAAGGGGACATAGTATGGAATCTACTGGACTGCAACCGCAACCACCCCCGGCAGCCAAGCATCTGATCGTCATCTCCTATGATGCCTTCTCTGAGGATCACTGGGAGCTGGCCAGCCGCCTGCCTAATCTGTCGAAGCTGATCACCAGCGGTGCTTACAGCAACCGTCTGAGAAGTGTCTATCCCACGCTCACTTATGTGGTGCATACGACCATCGCTACCGGCGTCTACCCGGATAAGCACGGCGTTTATCACAACAATCCGCTGCAGCCGTTCGTGCCGGAGGAGGAGCAGCGCTGGTTCTGGTTCCGGGAGGCAGTCCAGGTGCCAACGATCTATGATGCCGCGCGTAAGGCGGGTCTGAGTACGGCGGGACTGCTGTGGCCGGTAAGCGGCAAGTCCTCAATTCAGTATAATATTCCAGAGATCCGGGCGCTAAAAGGAGAGAATCAGGCGCTCAAGATACTGCGAAGCGGCAGTCCCCTGTACTGCGCCCGGCTGGAGTTGAAATACGGACGAATCAGGCAGGGAATCACCCAGCCGCAGCTCGATAACTTCACCACGAAGTGCGCCGCCGATACAATTAAGCGGCATAAGCCGAACCTGCTGCTGATGCATCTAATCGACCTGGATGACACCAAGCATATGTACGGCACGGATAGCGGGGAAGTGGACGATGTCATCCTGCGGATGGACAACCGGCTGGGTGAGATCATGCAGGCGGTAGAGGATGCCGGAATCTGGGAGGAGACGGTGATTATGGTACTGGGTGACCATGGTCAGTTCAACGTGCGCTACAAGGTGCATTTGAACAACCTTTTGCAGGCTAAGGGGCTGATCTTTGACAAGGACGGTGAGATGCACTGGCGGGCCTACTTCCAGAGCGGCGGCGGTTCAGCTTATCTGCATGTGCAGCCCGGAGATGAGGAAGCGCAGCGGCTGGCCTTGGCGGTGGTGGATGAATATAGGCGTGAAGGAGCATCAGGAATCGAGAGTGTATATACGGAAGAGACGCTGAAGCAGCTCCACGCCAGCCCGGTGGCAAAAGTCATGCTTGAAGCACAGCGGGGCTACAGCTTCGATGAGACGCTGGCGGACACGCTGATCACCGATCTGCAGGCTGAAGGCATACGCTATGCTACGCATGGCTACTCGCCGGATGCAAGCGGGTACCGCTGCAATCTCGTCATCGCAGGGGCCGCGATCAAGCAGAGCTACCCCATCGGTGACCTGGAGATGGTCGATATCGCCCCGACGATGGGACGGATTCTGGGGATGGAGTTCGGGCCGGGGGACGGGCGGGTGTTGGAGGAGATTTTTGAGGCATAGCTAGGGGAATAGTAGTGGTAGTAGGAATGCTAATAGAGCAACTTCCATCGGTCTGATCAGGATGTCCGCGCACGCGGCCGCCGGGTTGGGCTTTTTTTTGTTGATTGCAGAGGCCAATATGATGATAGCTAGCTTATGCGGAGGTGTGGAGCGGGAGACTGTAATTTAAATTTAAATTACCGTTGACAATTTGCCTATGATCAAATATATTATCCATAAGAATAAAAGTTTCCTGAAGGAAACATATATGCAGATGAGAAACAATAGACATATTAATAGGCTTTATAGTTTGAACTAAAAAATTTAAGTTTAGGGAAAAGTGGCGAACAGCCAATTCCAAAACCTAAAAAATCATTAGTTCAATTTAGCCAGATAGGCTAAATAAGAGACGGGGTGCTGACATGATTCAGATTAAAGGTTTAAATGTTGATTATTTCGGCCATTCGGCGCTGGAAGGAGTGACGCTCGATATCCCCTTCGGGCATTCGGTAGGCATTATCGGGCCTAATGGCGCCGGTAAATCCACGTTCATTAAGGCGCTGCTGGACGTAATCAAGAAGAGAAGCGGAACGGTGAAGGCAGAGGGGAAGGACATCGCCCTGTACAGACGGAATATCGCCTACGTGCCGCAGAAGAACGATATTGACCTGACTTTTCCCATTACAGTGAAGGATACGGTGCTGACCGGAACTTATCCGAACTTGAAGCTGTTCCGGCGTCCGGGCAAGAAGGAGCGGAATATTGCGGAGCGCAGCATGGCGATGGTGGAGATCGGTGACCTTGCGGATAAGCAGATCAGCAATTTGTCCGGCGGGCAGCTGCAGCGGGTGTTTATCGCCCGGGCGCTGGCTCAGGAGGCCAGTGTGTTTTTCCTGGATGAGCCGTTTGTGGGCATTGATATGGTCAGCGAGCGCATCATTGTGAACCTGTTCAAGCAGCTCCGCGAGGAAGGCAAGACCATCCTGGTGGTGCATCATGATCTGCATGAGGTCGAAGAATATTTTGACAAAATCATTCTGCTCAACAAGCAGCTAATCGCCTTCGGAGATGTACAGGATACCTTCACCACGGAGAATATCCGCAGAGCCTACGGTACCTCCTTGGGCAATGTAATGATCCAGGGGGCAGGAGGTGCCGCTCATGCTTGAGTCCTTATCCAGCCTGCTGAATATTCCAGTGTACGCCATTAACGCCGGGCTATCTGCGATTATCCTCGGGATTGTCTCGGGGGCGCTGGGCAGCTTCATCGTTCTGCGCAAAATGTCGCTGATGGGCGATGCCTTATCTCACGCTGTGCTTCCAGGCGTCGCCCTGTCTTATATTCTGGGCATTAACATCCTGCTGGGCGCTTCGTTATTTGGCCTGTTAGCCGCTATTCTCATTCAATTCATCACCAGCCGCAGCAATATTAAGAGCGATACCTCCATCGGCATCATTCTCAGCTCCTTCTTTGCACTCGGCATTGTTCTGATTACATTCGCCCGCAGCGGGCTGGATCTCACCCATATTCTGTTCGGCAACATTCTGGCCGTTCCGCAATCCGAGCTGCTGCAATCCTTCATCATCATGCTGGCGGTGCTTGCCATTATTACACTGCTGTACAAAGAACTGCTGATCAGCTCATTCGATCCGGTGGTAGCGAAGGCATACGGGCTGAAGACCGGCTTCTATCATTATCTGCTGATGATGCTGCTCTCCGTAGTGACCGTCTCCTCCTTGTCCCAGGTTGGGATTGTGCTGGTCATCGCCATGCTGGTCATCCCGGCAGCCACCTCGTATCTGTGGTCTAATTCCTTACTGCATATGATCGTTTTAGCCTCTGCAGTAGGGGCAGCCTCGGGGATCATCGGCGTATACGTGAGCTTCCGCTACAATCTGCCGACAAGTGCAACAATCGTGCTGGTTGGCGTCACCCTGTTCAGCATTTCATTCATCATATCGCCCAAAAATAATTTTCTGCGGAAAGGATTGAAGCAAGCATGAGACTGTTCAAAATACTATCGGCATCCGTACTCCTTCTACTACTAGCAGCCTGCTCCAACACCAGTAAGGGGGGAGCGGATGACGGTAAGCTGGAGATCGTGGCCACGTATTCGATTATTGCCGACATGACCCGGAATATCACCGGAGATAAAGCGGAGGTCTATAGCATGGTGCCTATCGGCACAGACCCGCATATGTATGATCCGCTGCCCGCAGATACAGGCAAGGTGTCGAGTGCGGACCTTATTTTCTATAACGGCTTGAATCTGGAGACCGGGAAGGGCTGGTTCCAGGATCTGCTCAAGGTGACGAAGAAGGAAGCGGCCGCGTTTGCCGTCTCTGAAGAGGTTGCTCCGATGTACCTAACGGAGAAGGGGAAGGAATCTCAGGTTGACCCTCATGCCTGGCTGGATATACAGAACGCGGTCAAGTATGTGGATGTCATTACCGCGCGTGTGATCGAACGGGACCCGGACAACAAGCAGTATTATCTGGATAACCAGACCGCGTATGTGAAGGAGCTGACCGAGCTGGATCAGTATGCCAAGGAAGCCGTGAGCAAGGTCCCGCAGGAGAAGCGCGTCCTGGTGACCAGTGAAGGAGCCTTCAAATACTTTTCCAAGGCCTATGGCTTCGAATCCGCCTTCATCTGGGAGATCAACACGGACAGCCAGGGAACACCGGAGCAGATGAACCGGATTATCGGCATTATCAAGGAGAAGCAGATTCCGGCGTTATTCCTGGAGACGAGCGTCAACCCCAAGACAATGGAGACCATATCCCGCGAGACCGGGGTGCCGGTGCACTCCAAGATTTTCACGGATTCTCTGGCTAAGGAAGGCGAAGACGGCGACACCTATCTGAAGATGATCAAGTGGAATATCGATCAGGTGATTGAGGGCTTGTCGAAGGAATAAGCGGATGCCTGTGTACGAAAAAGAGCCCGCAACAACCAATAACCCGCAAGGCCGGATAAGCACTGCTATCCTTGCCTGCGGGTTATTCGTTATCCTTAGGGGTTATTTTGTGTGGTGACAATCCCGAGCACAAAGCCGTCATAGCCCTTGCTGCCGACCGTCTGTATTGCAGTAGCATCTATACGCGGCTCTGCGGCGAGCAGCTCCATGAACTGCCGGATACCTTGAACCCGGTCATCCTTACTGCCCGGGTCAATAACCTCGCCGTCACGCACTACGTTATCAGCCACAATGACCGCGCCCGGCCGGGCCAGCTTCAGCGCCCACTTCAGGTAATGCGGATTATTAGGCTTGTCGGCATCAATGAAGATGAAGTCAAACGGCTCATCGCCCCGGGCTTCCAGCAGCGCCAGCGAATCCAGCGCCGGGCCTTCAATTACCTCTGTCTTGTCTGCCAGCCCCGCCATTCTCAGGTTATCCTCAGCTACCACAACATGCTTGTGCTCGAATTCCAGCGAGACCAGCCTGCCCGTCTCCGGCAATGCCCGCGCCAGCCAGATGGTGCTATAACCGCCCAGGGTGCCGATCTCCAGAATGTTGGACGCTCCCTTCATTTTGGCGAGCAGATACAGCAGCTTCCCCTGATTCGGAGCGACATCAATCGCCGGTAAGCCGGCCCCGGCATTCGCATCCAGCACAGCGTCCAGGACCGGATCTGCAGCCAGCAACCTGTCACTGAAATAGGTATCGACCTTACTCCATTTACTTTGTTCTTCCATGTGAATCCCTCCGTTAGTTGTGTTTTGTATTAGTGGATTAGAACTGCTTTAAATATAAGGGTTTATCATTCATAATACTAATATATGTTAATGTCATAATCATAAATATAGGTTATGAATACAACCCATGAATAGGAGCGTGTTTATGAACATTCATGCACTGAGGCTTTTTTATTATGTGGCTGAGACGGGAAGCGTCACGAAGGCGGCTGCCCGGCTGAGGATCAGCCAGCCGGCGGTGACCAGCCAGATCAAGAGGCTGGAGAAGGATCTGGGACTGCCGCTATTCAATCCCAGCGGCCGGGGAATCTCGCTGACTCCCTTCGGGACAGAGCTGGCGAAGCAGGCCGGTAATCTCTTCACCTATGAAGAACGGATTGAGGAGTTCGTAGAGGATTACCGCCAGGGACGGAAGGGGAAGCTGCGCATTGCCGCCACCTATCTTCCGGCGAATTTCCTGGTCCCGGGCTGGGCCGCCCGGTTCAAGGCGGGGCAGCCCGAGATGGAGATTGAGATAACCACGACCAATTCCACGCAGGCCTTTGAACAATTGCAGCGTCATGAAGCGGATGTCGCCTTTTACGGTGGCGGAGCCAAGGAGAAGCCTGAGGATGTAGACTGGCTGGAGCTGTTTGAGGATGAGCTGTGGTTCGTAGTGGCCCCTTCCCATCCTTTTGCCAATGGTACGGTATCGCTGCCGGAGATGATGCAGGAGCCGTTCGTAATGCGTGAGGAAGGCAGCTCCACCCGGGAGCGTCTGGTCTCGCTCTGTACAACCTATGGTCTGAAGCCGCCGCGTGTGACCCTGCAATTCAGCGGGCTGGGCGAAGTCATTCGTTCGGTCATGGCAGGGTATGGCGCCAACTTCATCTCCTCACTGGCTGTGCGGGACTATGTGGAGTGGAAGCAGTTATGCCGGGTACAGGTGGAGGGCATTCAGCTTAGCAACCATATTGCTGTCTGTACACGCAAGAACGAGACCCTGTCAGCCGGGCTACAGCGGTTTATTGACATCTGCCGGCAATGATGAACAATAAGAATATATTCCTTTTCAATTAAAATATATTGATAAACGATAAATATTATGCTAAATTATACTCACTCTAACAAGTGAGGTGTTTGTGTGATGAACCGTAAGCCAGGCTCAACCACGTTTCTGAAGGCGGTACTTATTGTGTTCGCGCTGGCTGCGCTGGCCTTGTGTATCTTCGCGGTCCCGGCGATCGCTGGCTTCGCGGCGGAGCTGTATCCAGACCATTCGTATATCCAGGTGCTGGTGATGATAGATCTGTACGGGGCGGCTCTGCCGTTCTTCATAGCACTGTCCCAGGCCTACAGGCTGTTAGGCTTCATTGACCGTAATGAGGCGTTCGCGGAGGGCTCGGTGCGGGTGCTGAAGCATATCAAGCATGCGGCTGTGTCCATTAGCGGAATGTTCACCTTAGGACTGCCGCTGTTCTATCTGCTGGCGGAGAGGGATGATGCCCCGGGCATTATTGTGATCGGGCTGATCCTTATTTTCGCATCCATGGTGATTGCAGTATTCGCGGCGGTGCTCCAGAAGCTCCTGAATGAAGCGATTGAATTGAAATCTGAGAACGATCTGACAGTCTGAGGTGGCTACCATGGCGATTATCGTTAATATTGATGTGATGCTGGCTAAGCGGAAAATGAGTGTAACAGAGCTTACGGAGCGGGTGGGAATTACGATGGCGAACCTGTCCATTCTGAAGAACGGCAAGGCCAAGGCGATCCGCTTCTCAACGCTTGAGGCAATATGTAAGGCACTGGACTGCCAGCCGGGAGATATTCTGGAATATACACCGGATGCTGCAGAATAATGGGCACAGGGAGCGGGGAGGGGACGGTATTGAGAGCCATGACACGGCTGCTGCACTTCGGGTATCATCAGGCGATGAGCTGTATCTTTCCTGTAGCGATCTTCGGAACGTTAATCCTGACCCGGACAGCAGAGCTGCCGTTCATCCACCGCTATGATCTGATTCTGCTGATCCTGCTTACTGTGCAGTACCTGATGTACCGGAGCGGGCTGGAGACGCTGGATGAGATCAAGGTGATCTGTGTGTTTCATGGGATTGGACTGGTGCTGGAGATGTATAAAATAAGAATGGGCTCCTGGGCCTACCCGGAACCCGGTTATGCGAAGCTGCTCGGTGTGCCGCTGTACAGCGGATTCATGTATGCCAGTGTGGCAAGCTACATGTGCCAGATCTGGCGCAGGCTGAAGATGGAGTTGACCGGCTGGCCGGGTCTTGCCGCTGCGGGACTGCTGGGCGGAGCGATCTACCTGAACTTCTTCACCCACCACTATATTCCGGATTTCCGCTGGTGGCTGACAGCCCTGGTAGTAGTGGTATTCTGGAGAACCTGGATCATCTACCGGGTGCAGGGCAAGACGTACCGGATGCCGCTTGTGCTGGCTTTTGCCATTGTAGGCTTCTTCATCTGGCTGGCCGAGAATATTGCGACCTTCCTGGGGGCGTGGCAATACCCGGACCAGCACGGGAGCTGGCAGCTGGTCGGCTTCGGCAAGATCAGCTCATGGTTCCTGCTGGTAATTATCAGCGTGATTATTGTCGCCCAGCTTAAGCATGTGAAGGCCGGGCGGAGCGGCGGGGGACACAGTTAAGGCCATCATGGCCTGCCGGACCGGGTCCAATAAGCCAGGCCGTCCAGCGGATTACGGAAGGACGGTCCGGTTCCGCCGGAGACGGACGGGATTAGCGAACATTGTTCCCCGTTGGAATCAAGGGAGAATAGCTGTTCAATATGATAGACACCGGGAGACGGTGCTGACTCATAGAGTCTCAAGGCGACTCCAGCAGCCGTTGCCGCTGTGATGGATGCTTCATGTACGCCTGTAATTCCGTATTCTCTGGTGGCGGGCCTGTCATCCTTCGTGCCGCAGGCATCGACTTTGACCGCGTAGCGCTCGGAGCCGAAACGGAAGCGGGTGAACGCCTGGACCGCGAGGTTGCGGAGTGTCCGGTTACGCAGCAGACGGGAGAGTCCGGTGCGGCGCAGCAGCGCTGCGGCTGTGGTCATGCTCCGAGAATCGAAGCAGAGCCGGGTCGAGACGGAAGGTACGGCAAGGGTCTGAGGCAGAGTCATCTGATCCGAAAAAGGAAAACGGTAGGCTCTATGCGTCCGCAGAGCAAAGCCGAAATCCGCCGCCTTAGCCTCCGTGAAGCTTGAGGCGGTGCGCGGTCTGCCGTGCTCGGTAATCTCGAAGTCGGCTCCAAGGTTGTCCACCGTCCACTCCATAGCCGCCTGTCCATGGCTGTCACCCAGTCCCAGCATGATCGAGATGTCGATCTGCTCTGTATGGTCCAGCTCCTGGACGGCCCTTGCCGCAAGCAGGTTGGTTAACCCCGGCGCGAGCCCGACACTTAGCACTGCTGCCGCCTTGAGCTTATGCTTCACAGGGTCCAGCCTTTGCAGCATAGTCAGGAAGTCTCCGCTTGCCGAGACATCTACATAATGAGTGCCGCTCTGGAGGCAGGCTTCGGCCAGCCGGGTGTCCTGCTGATCCAGACACATGACGACCAGCTTGACCTTCTCCAGCAGCTCAGGGGGAAGCGGCTTCTCTGCCGACAGGCGCAGCGGCTTCACGTATCCGCCGGTACTGCGGGAGAATTCCTCGGCCCGGTTCAGGTTTCTTCCTGCCGCGTAGACCTTGCCGGGGTGCTGTGCCCCGAGTAGCCGGCATATCTGTGACCCGACATGCCCGTAACCGCCGATCACTACAATATCTGTTTTCATGAGTATTCCCGTCCTTCGTGGTGGATTGCAGAATCTGCGGTATAATTAACGTTACGTATCATTATCCTGCTAAGGCGGGCGGCAGACTATCCCACATTT is part of the Paenibacillus sp. FSL M7-0420 genome and harbors:
- a CDS encoding alkaline phosphatase family protein, whose product is MESTGLQPQPPPAAKHLIVISYDAFSEDHWELASRLPNLSKLITSGAYSNRLRSVYPTLTYVVHTTIATGVYPDKHGVYHNNPLQPFVPEEEQRWFWFREAVQVPTIYDAARKAGLSTAGLLWPVSGKSSIQYNIPEIRALKGENQALKILRSGSPLYCARLELKYGRIRQGITQPQLDNFTTKCAADTIKRHKPNLLLMHLIDLDDTKHMYGTDSGEVDDVILRMDNRLGEIMQAVEDAGIWEETVIMVLGDHGQFNVRYKVHLNNLLQAKGLIFDKDGEMHWRAYFQSGGGSAYLHVQPGDEEAQRLALAVVDEYRREGASGIESVYTEETLKQLHASPVAKVMLEAQRGYSFDETLADTLITDLQAEGIRYATHGYSPDASGYRCNLVIAGAAIKQSYPIGDLEMVDIAPTMGRILGMEFGPGDGRVLEEIFEA
- a CDS encoding YheC/YheD family protein, whose amino-acid sequence is MKEQISRISNKLTKTTVLAKKSELKRHIPETRQLSRRVLQAMLQNHQMVYIKPCCGSLGEGVIRVEQRMLRSSSGAGGSGTDSGTRRSYRYQAGTRIRTFGNYNEAYQALLAETRGRSYLVQKGIRLLTYGGRPFDIRVMVQRNLQGEWEATGAAGRVAHPQKVVTNGSQGGTIYPVETLLKAYTRSEKSSELLAQMYKLGVKCALQLSSAYPGLKEIGLDLALDRRLTPWILEVNTAPDPCPFTKLKDTRMLDRIVRYGTAYGRTYKLKCMKAKRGIN
- the sbnA gene encoding 2,3-diaminopropionate biosynthesis protein SbnA, which codes for MAEQWRDKVNEVIRYFPWYKDLIGNEHVNYSLEQLPLMTSDLLDIHYYNNEPDASHAVYRTSGTSTGRRKAIVYSEEDEQHYIDIKTRLFGELLQGSGCARALADMGTGHAAHTALAIFARLGLVNSSIPFELPVEQHIERIQAFQPDLLYTMPSILDHIVYAAEDPRAFGIRKIILVGEIATREWQQNMARLFGLKPQDITDTYGSIEIGTIAYYSHELGRYLLAEGIVAEAVGTEIVGEGLDPLGNGEGILVLTSTVRKLLPALRFVTYDVVRDFRTVQVDGVERQSFQSIVKRVGRELKHGEKISIYDIEQVVYRHLQQARVRVGVSHNALSVYIQSRSAAPSCVPVIREEIRACIPEIGLMIANHLLDDIEVILMAEDGELAGGQVKNKKLYYQKEKDQMQGRAEPQTVEQRAEPQLTSGILSAIGHTPLLKLDNLFPASGFSVYAKLELMNPGGSAKDRPALRMIREAWKDSLIGPGTVIIESSSGNMAISLAMICKQLGMTFISVVDARTTGMNLQLLKALGAAIDFIDRPDPETGEFLPARLKRVQQLLAEIPGSYWPNQYANPNNYLSHYDTTMPEIVKELVQVDYLFCSVSTCGTINGLAEYVKDKGLRTRIVAVDAEGSVIFGGHAKKRHFPGLGAGIVPPLRRPDLIDRIVHVTDADMVKGCRALARRESILAGASSGAVLAAIRQLKEEIPPGAVCTAILHDKGERYLDTVYSDTWVQSQFGAELLSATEEFLV
- a CDS encoding metal ABC transporter permease, yielding MLESLSSLLNIPVYAINAGLSAIILGIVSGALGSFIVLRKMSLMGDALSHAVLPGVALSYILGINILLGASLFGLLAAILIQFITSRSNIKSDTSIGIILSSFFALGIVLITFARSGLDLTHILFGNILAVPQSELLQSFIIMLAVLAIITLLYKELLISSFDPVVAKAYGLKTGFYHYLLMMLLSVVTVSSLSQVGIVLVIAMLVIPAATSYLWSNSLLHMIVLASAVGAASGIIGVYVSFRYNLPTSATIVLVGVTLFSISFIISPKNNFLRKGLKQA
- a CDS encoding metal ABC transporter ATP-binding protein codes for the protein MQIKGLNVDYFGHSALEGVTLDIPFGHSVGIIGPNGAGKSTFIKALLDVIKKRSGTVKAEGKDIALYRRNIAYVPQKNDIDLTFPITVKDTVLTGTYPNLKLFRRPGKKERNIAERSMAMVEIGDLADKQISNLSGGQLQRVFIARALAQEASVFFLDEPFVGIDMVSERIIVNLFKQLREEGKTILVVHHDLHEVEEYFDKIILLNKQLIAFGDVQDTFTTENIRRAYGTSLGNVMIQGAGGAAHA
- a CDS encoding MFS transporter, giving the protein MKLSKEERSWILYDCGNSAYSMAVTTALLPIIFGMFDNVGSSMDLGYFNSIASILVAVLSPILGTIADYKDRKKRFFIFFAALGILATASLAFVSPDSGQWQLLIAFYILSAVGFAGSNIFYDSFLVDITEDERMDKVSTRGFAYGYIFSCIPFGISLLLIFLLGMDKAIGYQIGFIITALWWGLLTVPMIRDVKQRYYIEPEPKPVARSFQRIAATFRNIRQHRIVFVFLLAYFFYIDGVDTIIKMVVPYATSVLGTDALDTFTLLGILLIIQIIAFPCAILYGNLAKTYSARNLIIAGIFTYVISCIAAFFISSVWHIFLLGALIGSAQGGIQALSRSYFAKIIPKENSNEFFGFYNIFGKFAAILGPALMSLTTTLSGDARYSILSIIPLFLIGFLIFITLPKGT